One Comamonas endophytica DNA window includes the following coding sequences:
- a CDS encoding tRNA (cytidine(34)-2'-O)-methyltransferase yields MFHIVLVEPEIPPNTGNVIRLAANTGCTLHLVEPLGFSMEDRLMRRAGLDYHEYTEVKRHAGWTAFLRDEQPDPDRMFAMTSHASSPLHATKFEAGDWLIFGSETRGLPVALRESFPPGQRLRLPMLPGQRSLNLSNAVAVSVFEAWRQLGFSGAKTD; encoded by the coding sequence ATGTTCCATATCGTTCTGGTAGAGCCTGAAATCCCTCCGAATACGGGCAACGTCATCCGGCTTGCCGCCAACACCGGGTGCACGCTGCACCTGGTGGAGCCGCTGGGCTTTTCCATGGAGGACCGCCTGATGCGCCGCGCGGGCCTGGACTATCACGAATACACCGAAGTCAAGCGGCATGCGGGCTGGACCGCTTTCCTGCGCGACGAGCAGCCCGACCCGGACCGCATGTTCGCCATGACGTCCCACGCCAGCAGCCCGCTGCATGCCACCAAGTTCGAGGCTGGCGACTGGCTGATCTTCGGCTCGGAAACCCGCGGCCTGCCGGTGGCGCTGCGCGAGAGCTTCCCCCCGGGCCAGCGCCTGCGCCTGCCGATGCTGCCCGGGCAGCGCAGCCTCAATCTGTCGAACGCTGTGGCGGTCAGCGTCTTCGAGGCGTGGCGCCAACTGGGCTTCAGCGGCGCAAAAACCGATTAG
- a CDS encoding ComF family protein, which translates to MFLRPAPWLLQGWARLCQALPSECGICGRWPMQRVCGDCLARWAGTQPRCRRCALPLAGGAPECGACLRTPPAFDAAWAAVDYGYPWSTLLTQLKFHSDPGAARALAQLLARCPGALSALASAALIVPVPLSRERLRERGFNQAALLAQALARLPQSPPCARGLLLRTRDTPAQSRLTRSERLHNLRGVFKVPPERVGGIAGRRVVLVDDIMTTGATLDAAAQALRHAGARHICAIVVARTPRAPRQ; encoded by the coding sequence ATGTTTTTGCGCCCCGCTCCCTGGCTGCTGCAAGGCTGGGCCCGGCTGTGCCAGGCGCTGCCCAGCGAATGCGGCATCTGCGGGCGCTGGCCCATGCAGCGCGTGTGCGGCGACTGCCTGGCGCGCTGGGCCGGCACGCAGCCGCGCTGCCGGCGCTGCGCGCTGCCGCTGGCGGGCGGCGCGCCCGAATGCGGCGCCTGCCTGCGCACGCCGCCGGCTTTCGACGCGGCCTGGGCCGCGGTGGATTATGGCTATCCCTGGTCGACGCTGCTCACGCAATTGAAGTTCCATTCCGATCCGGGCGCCGCGCGGGCCCTGGCGCAACTGCTGGCGCGCTGCCCGGGCGCGCTGTCCGCGCTGGCCTCGGCCGCGCTGATCGTGCCGGTGCCGCTGTCGCGCGAACGCCTGCGCGAACGCGGCTTCAACCAGGCGGCGCTGCTGGCCCAGGCGCTGGCGCGTCTGCCACAGTCGCCCCCCTGCGCGCGCGGGTTGCTGCTGCGCACACGCGACACGCCGGCGCAAAGCCGGCTGACGCGCAGCGAGCGCCTGCACAACCTGCGCGGTGTGTTCAAGGTGCCGCCCGAGCGCGTGGGCGGCATCGCGGGCCGGCGCGTGGTGCTGGTCGACGACATCATGACCACCGGCGCGACGCTGGACGCCGCCGCGCAGGCGCTGCGCCATGCGGGCGCGCGTCATATTTGTGCCATTGTGGTTGCGCGCACGCCGCGTGCGCCCCGACAATAG
- a CDS encoding class I SAM-dependent methyltransferase codes for MPDLLPPTIDPVAAERWRQAAPPLSPWLHEEIARRMEQRLEWIVQAPKRWCHWEPVRGGLQAHGLLAARYPQAGVQVHEGVARRAAVAREQLGQRWWQPARWLGGAAQFGPPQPGSVDMLWANMALHTAADPQQLIGQWHQALAVDGYVMFSCLGPDTLRELHALYAELGWPVPGHAFTDMHDWGDMLVQAGFSEPVMDMEHITLTFATPERLLQELRELGCNLHPARFPALRGRQWRRQLEEALRQRLASPAHGGQLALTFEIVYGHAYKPAPRLRVSESSAVSLQDMRTMLKGGRNPGLR; via the coding sequence ATGCCCGATCTGCTTCCTCCCACCATCGATCCCGTTGCCGCCGAACGCTGGCGCCAGGCCGCGCCGCCGCTGTCGCCCTGGCTGCACGAGGAGATCGCGCGGCGCATGGAGCAGCGGCTGGAGTGGATCGTGCAGGCGCCCAAGCGCTGGTGCCACTGGGAGCCGGTGCGCGGCGGGCTGCAGGCCCACGGGCTGCTGGCCGCGCGCTATCCCCAGGCCGGCGTGCAGGTGCATGAAGGCGTGGCGCGGCGCGCGGCCGTGGCGCGCGAGCAGCTGGGCCAGCGCTGGTGGCAGCCGGCGCGCTGGCTGGGCGGCGCGGCGCAGTTCGGCCCGCCGCAGCCCGGCAGCGTCGACATGCTCTGGGCCAACATGGCGCTGCATACCGCGGCCGATCCGCAGCAGCTGATCGGCCAGTGGCACCAGGCGCTGGCCGTCGACGGCTATGTGATGTTCTCGTGCCTCGGGCCCGACACCCTGCGCGAGCTGCACGCGCTCTATGCCGAGCTCGGCTGGCCCGTGCCCGGGCATGCGTTCACCGACATGCACGACTGGGGCGACATGCTGGTGCAGGCCGGGTTCTCCGAGCCGGTCATGGACATGGAGCACATCACGCTGACCTTTGCCACGCCCGAGCGCCTGCTGCAGGAACTGCGCGAGCTCGGCTGCAACCTGCATCCGGCGCGCTTTCCAGCCCTGCGCGGGCGCCAGTGGCGCCGCCAGCTCGAGGAGGCGTTGCGGCAGCGCCTGGCATCGCCCGCGCACGGAGGTCAGTTGGCGCTGACTTTCGAGATCGTCTACGGCCATGCCTACAAGCCCGCCCCGCGGCTGCGCGTGAGCGAGAGCAGCGCGGTCTCGCTGCAAGACATGCGCACGATGCTCAAGGGTGGGCGCAACCCGGGTTTGCGCTAG
- the coxB gene encoding cytochrome c oxidase subunit II → MKSISSRLKAFVAMAGSGMAAAVHAVQDLPGGPAVNQLNLPLGVTRIAQEQHFLHWMMLVICTLIFVGVFGVMFYSIWKHRKSRGAKAANFHESVTIEVAWTVVPFLIVIAIALPATKVLVAQKDTTNADLTIKVTGYQWKWGYDYLNGEGEGLGFISTLDSSHRAMSDSGNVTNAPADYLFKVDQPMVVPVGKKVRVITTANDVIHSFMVPAFGIKQDAIPGFVRDTWFRAEKAGDYYGQCAELCGKEHAYMPIHVKVVEPEQYTQWVDEQRKAAAAKLDDPAKVWELAPLQARGEKVYAANCAACHQANGKGAGPIKPLDGSAVVLNTDHTPQIQILLHGAANGAMPSWKQLSDTDLAAVATFTKNAWSNQTGQLVQPSEIVAERGK, encoded by the coding sequence ATGAAAAGCATTTCCTCCAGGCTGAAGGCATTCGTGGCGATGGCGGGCAGCGGCATGGCGGCCGCGGTCCATGCGGTCCAGGATCTGCCGGGCGGGCCGGCCGTGAACCAGCTCAACCTGCCCCTGGGCGTCACGCGCATCGCGCAGGAGCAGCACTTCCTGCACTGGATGATGCTGGTCATCTGCACGCTGATCTTCGTCGGCGTGTTCGGGGTCATGTTCTATTCGATCTGGAAGCACCGCAAGTCGCGCGGCGCCAAGGCCGCGAACTTCCACGAGTCGGTCACCATCGAAGTCGCCTGGACCGTGGTGCCCTTCCTGATCGTCATCGCCATCGCGCTGCCGGCCACCAAGGTGCTGGTGGCGCAGAAGGACACCACCAACGCCGACCTGACCATCAAGGTCACGGGCTACCAGTGGAAATGGGGCTACGACTACCTCAACGGCGAGGGCGAGGGCCTGGGTTTCATCTCCACGCTCGACAGCAGCCACCGCGCGATGTCCGACAGCGGCAACGTGACCAATGCCCCGGCCGACTACCTGTTCAAGGTCGACCAGCCGATGGTCGTGCCGGTCGGCAAGAAGGTGCGCGTCATCACTACCGCCAACGACGTGATCCACTCCTTCATGGTGCCGGCCTTCGGCATCAAGCAAGATGCCATTCCGGGCTTCGTGCGCGACACCTGGTTCCGTGCCGAGAAGGCCGGCGACTACTACGGCCAGTGCGCCGAGCTGTGCGGCAAGGAGCATGCGTACATGCCGATCCACGTGAAGGTGGTCGAGCCCGAGCAATACACGCAGTGGGTCGATGAACAGCGCAAGGCGGCTGCCGCCAAGCTCGACGATCCTGCCAAGGTCTGGGAGCTCGCGCCGCTGCAGGCGCGCGGCGAGAAGGTGTACGCAGCCAATTGCGCGGCCTGCCATCAGGCCAACGGCAAGGGCGCCGGGCCCATCAAGCCGCTCGACGGCTCGGCCGTGGTGCTCAACACCGATCACACGCCGCAGATCCAGATCCTGCTGCACGGCGCGGCCAACGGCGCGATGCCCTCGTGGAAGCAGCTGAGCGACACCGACCTCGCCGCCGTCGCCACCTTCACCAAGAACGCCTGGTCGAACCAGACCGGCCAGCTGGTGCAGCCTTCCGAAATCGTCGCCGAGCGCGGCAAGTGA
- the ctaD gene encoding cytochrome c oxidase subunit I produces MSAVIDNHGPVAGHPDHAGHDGHHDHHHALPTGWRRWLYATNHKDIGTLYLLFAFTMLMVGGMLALLIRAELFQPGLQLVNPELFNQLTTMHGLIMVFGAIMPAFVGFANWMIPLQIGASDMAFARMNNFSFWLMVPAGAMLIGSFFMPGGAPAAGWTLYAPLTLQMGPSMDTSIFAMHVLGASSIMGAINIIVTILNMRAPGMTLMKMPMFAWTWLITAYLLIAVMPVLAGAITMTLTDRHFGTSFFNPAGGGDPVMYQHIFWFFGHPEVYIMILPAFGIISQIVPAFARKRLFGYASMVYATASIAILSFIVWAHHMFTTGMPVTGQLFFMYATMLISVPTAVKVFNWTATMWRGSMTFETPMLFAVGFIFVFTMGGFTGLILAMAPIDIQLQDTYYVVAHFHYVLVAGSLFSMFAAYYYWSPKWTGVMYSETRGRIHFWGSLITFNITFFPMHFLGLAGMPRRYADYPMQFADFNMVASIGAFGFGLMQVYFFLFVVVPAMRGQGVPAPQRPWEAAEGLEWEVPSPAPFHTFETPPKLDSTATRVVG; encoded by the coding sequence ATGAGCGCAGTTATCGACAATCACGGGCCGGTGGCGGGACATCCGGACCACGCGGGCCACGACGGGCATCACGACCACCACCATGCGCTGCCCACCGGCTGGCGCCGCTGGCTCTACGCCACCAACCACAAGGACATCGGCACGCTCTATCTGCTGTTTGCCTTCACCATGCTGATGGTGGGGGGCATGCTGGCGCTGCTGATCCGCGCCGAGCTGTTCCAGCCCGGCCTGCAGCTGGTGAACCCCGAACTGTTCAACCAGCTGACCACGATGCACGGGCTGATCATGGTGTTCGGCGCGATCATGCCGGCCTTCGTCGGCTTCGCGAACTGGATGATCCCGCTGCAGATCGGCGCCTCCGACATGGCATTCGCGCGCATGAACAACTTCAGCTTCTGGCTGATGGTGCCGGCCGGCGCGATGCTGATCGGCTCCTTCTTCATGCCCGGCGGCGCGCCCGCGGCCGGCTGGACGCTGTATGCGCCGCTGACGCTGCAGATGGGCCCGTCCATGGACACCAGCATCTTCGCCATGCACGTGCTCGGCGCCTCGTCCATCATGGGCGCGATCAACATCATCGTCACCATCCTCAACATGCGCGCGCCCGGCATGACGCTGATGAAGATGCCGATGTTCGCCTGGACCTGGCTGATCACCGCCTACCTGCTGATCGCCGTCATGCCGGTGCTTGCCGGCGCGATCACCATGACGCTGACGGACCGCCACTTCGGCACCAGCTTCTTCAACCCCGCGGGCGGCGGCGACCCGGTCATGTACCAGCACATCTTCTGGTTCTTCGGCCATCCCGAGGTCTATATCATGATCCTGCCGGCCTTCGGCATCATCAGCCAGATCGTGCCGGCCTTCGCGCGCAAGCGGCTGTTCGGCTATGCGTCGATGGTCTATGCCACCGCTTCCATCGCCATCCTGTCGTTCATCGTCTGGGCGCATCACATGTTCACCACCGGCATGCCGGTCACGGGCCAGCTGTTCTTCATGTATGCGACCATGCTGATCTCGGTGCCCACGGCGGTGAAGGTGTTCAACTGGACGGCCACCATGTGGCGCGGCTCGATGACCTTCGAGACCCCGATGCTGTTTGCCGTGGGCTTCATCTTCGTATTCACGATGGGCGGCTTCACCGGCCTGATCCTGGCCATGGCGCCGATCGACATCCAGCTGCAGGACACCTATTACGTCGTGGCCCACTTCCACTACGTGCTGGTCGCGGGCTCGCTGTTCTCGATGTTTGCCGCCTACTACTACTGGTCGCCGAAGTGGACCGGTGTCATGTATTCCGAAACCCGCGGCCGCATCCATTTCTGGGGCTCGCTGATCACCTTCAACATCACCTTCTTCCCGATGCACTTCCTGGGCCTGGCCGGCATGCCGCGCCGCTACGCCGACTACCCGATGCAGTTTGCCGACTTCAACATGGTGGCCTCGATCGGCGCCTTCGGCTTCGGCCTGATGCAGGTGTATTTCTTCCTCTTCGTGGTGGTGCCCGCGATGCGCGGCCAGGGCGTGCCCGCGCCGCAGCGCCCCTGGGAAGCGGCCGAGGGGCTGGAGTGGGAGGTGCCTTCGCCGGCGCCCTTCCATACCTTCGAGACCCCGCCCAAGCTCGACTCCACGGCCACCCGCGTGGTTGGCTGA
- a CDS encoding cytochrome oxidase small assembly protein — MTPEQRKKNLRLALILASIAAVFLAGFVAKMLWLGAQ, encoded by the coding sequence ATGACGCCCGAACAACGCAAGAAGAACCTGCGCCTGGCATTGATCCTGGCCTCGATTGCCGCCGTCTTCCTGGCGGGCTTCGTGGCCAAGATGCTGTGGCTGGGTGCGCAGTAG
- a CDS encoding cytochrome c oxidase assembly protein, translated as MGLRQENLKMVGKLAVIAVGMFAFGYALIPIYRHVCEALGINILAISERQVPGNGQAGPNVKLPANTQVDTSRTITVEFDANARGPWHFAPRQRSVKVRPGELTVVEYEFQNVQNRRMAAQAIPSYAPHQAAAHFTKLECFCFSQYTLDPGEKKEWPVAFVIDPRIPKDVHTITLSYTFFEVGGKTPPAPASARQAQLPVPPAREQAS; from the coding sequence ATGGGACTGCGCCAGGAAAACCTGAAGATGGTCGGCAAACTGGCCGTGATCGCGGTCGGCATGTTTGCCTTCGGCTATGCGCTGATCCCGATCTACAGGCATGTCTGCGAGGCGCTGGGCATCAACATCCTGGCGATCTCCGAGCGCCAGGTGCCGGGCAACGGCCAGGCAGGGCCGAACGTGAAGCTGCCGGCCAACACCCAGGTCGACACGAGCCGCACCATCACCGTCGAGTTCGACGCCAACGCGCGCGGGCCCTGGCATTTCGCGCCGCGCCAGCGCTCGGTCAAGGTGCGCCCGGGCGAGCTCACGGTGGTCGAGTACGAATTCCAGAACGTGCAGAACCGGCGCATGGCGGCGCAGGCCATCCCCAGCTACGCGCCGCACCAGGCGGCCGCGCACTTCACCAAGCTCGAGTGCTTCTGCTTCAGCCAATACACGCTCGATCCGGGCGAGAAGAAGGAATGGCCCGTGGCTTTCGTGATCGACCCGCGCATCCCGAAGGACGTGCACACCATCACGCTGTCGTACACCTTCTTCGAGGTCGGCGGCAAGACTCCGCCGGCGCCGGCGTCGGCGCGCCAGGCGCAGCTGCCCGTGCCGCCGGCCAGGGAGCAGGCGTCATGA
- a CDS encoding DUF2970 domain-containing protein, translated as MTEHEAPKKGGRLRTARAVGWAMLGVRKGSDYQKDVESITPLQVVVGGLVAVVALVAGLILIVNWIV; from the coding sequence ATGACGGAGCACGAGGCACCCAAGAAGGGCGGACGGCTGCGCACGGCGCGCGCCGTCGGCTGGGCGATGCTGGGCGTGCGCAAGGGCAGTGATTATCAGAAGGATGTGGAGAGCATCACCCCGCTGCAGGTGGTGGTGGGGGGGCTGGTGGCCGTGGTCGCGCTGGTCGCGGGCCTGATCTTGATCGTGAACTGGATCGTCTGA
- a CDS encoding cytochrome c oxidase subunit 3, which produces MSGTAKGATPYYYVPGESRHPIMAAAGLFFVILGAGQWVNGHAWGKWSLFFGLAWWLLVLYQWFRDAIRESEGGLYGRKIDLSFRWSMSWFIFSEVMLFGAFFTALWWGRAHSVPALGGLENALLWPDFKAVWPSMAVGATASPAGTVEPFQTVGPFWLPTINTALLLTSGVTLTIAHHALRESHRGRTIAFMWATVVLGFIFLCVQGYEYYHLYTDLNLKLSSGIFGSTFYMLTGFHGFHVLVGMLMLFFITLRLHQGHFTADKHFGFEGAAWYWHFVDVVWLGLYVLVYWM; this is translated from the coding sequence ATGAGTGGAACTGCAAAGGGCGCAACACCCTACTACTATGTGCCCGGCGAATCGCGCCATCCGATCATGGCGGCGGCGGGCCTGTTCTTCGTGATCCTGGGCGCGGGGCAGTGGGTCAACGGCCACGCATGGGGCAAGTGGAGCCTGTTCTTCGGGCTGGCCTGGTGGCTGCTGGTGCTCTACCAGTGGTTCCGCGATGCGATCCGCGAAAGCGAAGGCGGGCTGTACGGCCGCAAGATCGACCTGTCGTTCCGCTGGAGCATGAGCTGGTTCATCTTCTCCGAAGTGATGCTGTTCGGCGCGTTCTTCACCGCGCTGTGGTGGGGCCGCGCGCACTCGGTGCCGGCGCTCGGCGGCCTGGAGAATGCCTTGCTCTGGCCCGACTTCAAGGCCGTCTGGCCCAGCATGGCGGTCGGCGCCACGGCCTCGCCGGCCGGCACGGTCGAGCCCTTCCAGACCGTGGGCCCGTTCTGGCTGCCGACCATCAACACCGCGCTGCTGCTGACTTCGGGCGTCACGCTCACCATCGCCCACCATGCGCTGCGCGAGAGCCACCGCGGGCGCACGATTGCCTTCATGTGGGCCACGGTGGTGCTGGGCTTCATCTTCCTGTGCGTGCAGGGCTACGAGTACTACCACCTCTACACCGACCTGAACCTGAAGCTGTCCTCGGGCATCTTCGGCTCGACCTTCTACATGCTCACGGGCTTCCACGGCTTCCATGTGCTCGTCGGCATGCTGATGCTGTTCTTCATCACGCTGCGGCTGCACCAGGGCCACTTCACGGCGGACAAGCACTTCGGCTTCGAGGGCGCGGCCTGGTACTGGCACTTCGTCGATGTGGTGTGGCTGGGGCTTTATGTGCTGGTCTACTGGATGTAA
- a CDS encoding twin transmembrane helix small protein, with amino-acid sequence MLFMKIFIALAFLGILASLGSALFFMMRRPRNGSEDNAEDNRRRSQHMARALALRVGLSVLLFLCLLLSWKLGYIQPTGLAVGR; translated from the coding sequence ATGCTGTTCATGAAAATCTTCATTGCCTTGGCCTTTCTGGGCATTCTCGCCAGCCTGGGCAGCGCCTTGTTCTTCATGATGCGCCGCCCGCGCAACGGCTCCGAGGACAACGCCGAGGATAACCGCCGCCGCAGCCAGCACATGGCGCGCGCGCTGGCACTGCGCGTGGGGCTGTCGGTGCTGCTGTTCCTGTGCCTGCTGCTCAGCTGGAAGCTGGGGTATATACAGCCTACGGGGCTGGCGGTGGGACGCTAG
- a CDS encoding SURF1 family protein, whose amino-acid sequence MPAGSPLGVRFWLITLAAAVGIAGTAALGRWQLDRAAQKQALAAAIEARGRQAPLDAAALHRALIAAPEQLVHRPVALQGRWLPQHTVYLDNRQMQGRPGFFVLTPLQLGGPEPAVVLVQRGWIARNFQDRTALAPVQTPAGQVMVAGRLAPSPARLYEMASGADPVPAASPIRQNLDLAAFRRETGLPLLALSVVQTGADSEGLQRQWPRIDAGVGKHHGYAFQWFGLSALMAVLYVWFQIFRRFHSPHQSA is encoded by the coding sequence ATGCCAGCGGGATCGCCCCTAGGTGTGCGCTTCTGGCTGATCACCCTTGCGGCGGCCGTCGGCATCGCCGGCACCGCCGCGCTGGGCCGCTGGCAGCTCGACCGCGCGGCGCAGAAACAGGCGCTGGCTGCGGCCATTGAAGCCCGCGGGCGGCAGGCGCCGCTCGATGCTGCGGCATTGCATCGGGCGCTCATTGCCGCGCCGGAACAGCTGGTCCACAGGCCGGTGGCGTTGCAGGGCCGCTGGCTGCCACAGCACACGGTCTATCTGGACAACCGCCAGATGCAGGGCCGCCCCGGCTTTTTCGTGCTCACGCCGCTGCAGCTGGGCGGGCCGGAACCCGCAGTGGTGCTGGTGCAGCGCGGCTGGATCGCGCGCAATTTCCAGGACCGCACGGCACTGGCGCCCGTGCAGACGCCTGCGGGCCAGGTCATGGTGGCCGGACGGCTGGCACCGTCGCCCGCGCGGCTGTATGAAATGGCATCCGGGGCGGACCCGGTTCCCGCAGCGTCGCCCATCCGACAGAATCTCGATCTGGCCGCTTTCCGCAGGGAGACCGGCCTGCCGCTGCTTGCCCTCAGTGTCGTGCAGACCGGCGCGGACAGCGAAGGGCTGCAGCGCCAATGGCCGCGCATCGATGCCGGCGTTGGCAAGCACCACGGCTACGCATTCCAATGGTTCGGGCTCAGTGCCCTGATGGCGGTTCTCTATGTCTGGTTCCAAATCTTCCGACGCTTCCATTCCCCTCACCAGTCCGCCTGA